The Paenibacillus uliginis N3/975 genome has a window encoding:
- the spo0A gene encoding sporulation transcription factor Spo0A: MQKIEVLLADDNREFTNLLGEYISDQQDMVVTGIAYNGEEVLNMIEETGKVPDVLILDIIMPHLDGLGVLERLRDMNLSPQPKIIMLTAFGQENITQRAVQLGASYYILKPFDMEVLASRIRQLVGVPNSMSASASFSSMKSNVVPMGKGKNLDANITSIIHEIGVPAHIKGYQYLREAITMVYNNIEILGAITKTLYPAIAEKFKTTPSRVERAIRHAIEVAWTRGNIDSISHLFGYTINISKSKPTNSEFIAMVADKLRIEHKVS, encoded by the coding sequence TTGCAAAAAATCGAGGTATTATTAGCAGACGACAACCGTGAGTTCACAAACCTGCTCGGAGAATACATTTCGGACCAACAAGACATGGTGGTTACCGGCATTGCCTACAATGGTGAGGAAGTTCTCAATATGATCGAGGAAACCGGTAAGGTTCCGGATGTATTGATTCTTGATATTATTATGCCTCATTTGGATGGTCTGGGCGTTCTGGAACGCCTGCGTGATATGAATTTGTCCCCACAGCCAAAGATCATTATGCTTACGGCGTTCGGTCAAGAGAACATCACTCAGCGTGCCGTGCAGTTAGGTGCTTCTTACTATATTTTGAAACCGTTTGATATGGAAGTGCTGGCCAGCCGCATTCGTCAACTGGTAGGAGTACCTAACAGTATGTCAGCGAGTGCTTCGTTTAGCAGTATGAAATCCAATGTTGTTCCAATGGGAAAAGGCAAGAATCTGGATGCGAATATTACATCGATAATTCATGAAATCGGCGTGCCAGCCCACATTAAAGGCTACCAGTATTTACGAGAAGCCATTACAATGGTGTACAACAACATTGAAATACTGGGTGCCATTACTAAGACGCTGTATCCTGCTATTGCTGAAAAATTCAAGACTACTCCTTCAAGAGTGGAGCGTGCAATTCGTCATGCCATTGAGGTGGCCTGGACACGCGGCAATATCGATTCCATCAGCCATCTTTTTGGCTATACCATCAACATCAGCAAATCCAAGCCGACGAACAGTGAGTTCATTGCAATGGTGGCTGATAAGCTGAGAATCGAGCATAAGGTTTCTTGA
- a CDS encoding thiamine pyrophosphate-dependent dehydrogenase E1 component subunit alpha, which produces MKEQEMMTEKNRHEQLGLTDGQVLDMYKYMILARKFDERNMLLQRAGKINFHVSGIGQETCQVAAAFALDREKDYFLPYYRDYGFVLAVGMTPRELMLSAFAKAEDPNSGGRQMPGHFGSKRLRIVTGSSPVTTQLPHAVGFALAAKMQKKDFVSFVTFGEGSSNQGDFHEGCNFAGVNKLPVIIMCENNRYAISVPEHKQLGGKVSDRALGYGFPGIRVDGNDALEVYAAVKEARERAVRGEGPTLIEAMTYRLSPHSTSDNDLAYRTKEEVEENWKKDGIARFKAYLVDLGLWDENQDQDLIAQLNLEIKEATEYADRAPFPKPEDTLRHVYAENEGGV; this is translated from the coding sequence ATGAAAGAGCAGGAAATGATGACTGAGAAGAACAGGCATGAGCAGCTTGGGTTGACCGACGGACAAGTACTGGACATGTACAAATATATGATACTGGCGCGAAAATTTGATGAGCGAAATATGCTTCTTCAGCGGGCTGGAAAAATCAATTTTCACGTTTCCGGTATCGGGCAGGAAACTTGTCAGGTGGCAGCAGCCTTCGCGCTTGACAGGGAAAAAGACTATTTTCTTCCCTATTACCGGGACTACGGATTTGTTCTTGCCGTAGGAATGACACCGCGAGAGCTGATGCTCTCCGCTTTCGCTAAGGCGGAGGACCCGAACAGCGGTGGCCGGCAAATGCCTGGCCATTTCGGTAGCAAGAGGCTTCGGATCGTAACCGGCTCCAGTCCGGTAACGACTCAGCTTCCTCATGCTGTCGGGTTTGCTTTAGCTGCAAAAATGCAGAAGAAGGATTTTGTTTCTTTTGTAACGTTTGGTGAAGGCTCAAGCAACCAGGGAGATTTTCATGAAGGATGCAATTTTGCCGGGGTAAATAAACTTCCGGTCATTATTATGTGTGAGAATAACCGATATGCGATTTCAGTTCCAGAACACAAGCAGCTCGGCGGGAAGGTCAGCGACCGTGCGCTCGGATACGGGTTTCCAGGCATTCGTGTGGATGGCAATGACGCGCTTGAAGTGTATGCAGCCGTTAAGGAGGCACGCGAACGGGCGGTACGTGGCGAAGGCCCGACTCTGATCGAAGCGATGACGTACCGCTTGTCACCACACTCCACTTCAGATAATGATTTAGCATACCGTACGAAAGAAGAAGTTGAAGAGAACTGGAAAAAAGACGGTATAGCCCGTTTTAAAGCATATTTAGTGGACTTAGGGTTATGGGATGAAAATCAGGATCAGGATTTGATAGCCCAGCTAAACCTGGAGATTAAAGAAGCGACGGAATATGCGGACCGGGCTCCTTTTCCGAAGCCGGAGGATACACTGCGACATGTGTACGCCGAGAACGAAGGAGGGGTATAG
- the recN gene encoding DNA repair protein RecN gives MLVTLSIRNLAVVEAVDVHFFPGFHVLTGETGAGKSIIIDALGLVAGGRGSGDLIRYGCDKSEIEALFDLSAEHPVWDTLERLGIEGNPEEHLLIRRELTSQGKSTSRINGQLVNLTMLREIGEQLINIHGQHEHQNLLRSDRHLSLLDTYGDQLISPIKRKYQDQYSQFIKVEKELSDLLESSQKAYQMLDMYRFQLEEIAAAELKAGEDEWLSEERLKLSHSEKMMDSVGSAYELLYGTQGLEAVSRALSRIDDVSSYDEKGLKPLAEQLQSAYYQLEDAVFQLRDYRDQIEFNPDRLDEIEQRLNMISGLRRKYGDNVEQILEYYKRIQQETDLLENKDEHIEALRSRRDKLLGSLMELAKELSEARKQCASNLARQVEQELKDLQMERTSLEVRLNQQDDPNGYEHEGRRVRLGKQGMDTAEFLISPNPGEPLRPLAKIASGGELSRIMLAMKSIFARHDEIPVLIFDEVDTGVSGRAAQSIAEKLYILAKTCQVFSITHLPQVACMADHQYLIEKKLDDGRTMTQVESLSDEGRVKELARMLGGVEITEKTLHHAQEMLNLAEAQKASRKASGQ, from the coding sequence ATGTTAGTGACATTATCCATTCGAAATTTGGCGGTCGTGGAGGCAGTGGATGTTCACTTTTTTCCCGGGTTTCACGTCCTGACCGGTGAAACCGGTGCTGGTAAATCGATTATTATCGATGCGCTTGGACTTGTAGCGGGAGGACGAGGCTCAGGAGATCTGATCCGGTACGGATGCGACAAGTCGGAGATCGAAGCTCTGTTTGATCTTTCTGCAGAGCATCCGGTTTGGGATACATTGGAGCGGCTCGGAATAGAGGGAAACCCGGAGGAGCATCTGTTAATCCGCAGAGAACTGACTTCACAAGGGAAAAGCACATCACGTATAAATGGGCAGCTGGTCAACCTAACCATGCTGCGTGAAATTGGTGAACAGCTTATTAATATACATGGTCAGCATGAACACCAGAATCTGCTTCGTTCCGACAGGCATTTGAGTTTGCTTGATACTTATGGAGATCAATTGATTAGTCCGATTAAACGAAAGTATCAGGACCAGTATAGCCAATTCATCAAGGTCGAGAAAGAACTAAGTGATTTACTGGAATCCAGTCAAAAAGCATATCAAATGCTGGATATGTATCGATTTCAGCTGGAGGAGATTGCTGCGGCTGAGCTTAAAGCCGGGGAAGATGAGTGGCTTTCCGAAGAGAGATTGAAGCTGTCTCATAGTGAGAAAATGATGGATTCTGTAGGAAGTGCTTATGAGCTGTTGTACGGAACACAGGGTCTTGAGGCGGTTAGCCGTGCATTATCACGCATTGATGATGTTTCAAGTTACGATGAGAAAGGCCTCAAACCTCTGGCAGAGCAGCTTCAATCTGCTTATTATCAGCTTGAGGACGCAGTATTTCAATTACGTGATTACCGGGATCAGATCGAATTCAACCCGGACCGTCTCGATGAGATTGAACAGCGCTTAAATATGATTTCCGGTCTCCGTAGAAAATATGGGGATAATGTGGAGCAAATACTGGAATACTACAAACGCATTCAGCAGGAAACGGATCTGCTTGAGAATAAGGATGAGCATATTGAAGCTTTGAGAAGCCGCAGAGATAAGCTGCTCGGCAGTTTGATGGAGCTGGCCAAAGAACTTAGTGAAGCAAGGAAACAGTGCGCCTCTAATCTGGCCAGACAGGTTGAGCAAGAGCTCAAGGATTTGCAAATGGAACGAACTTCTCTCGAAGTCCGATTGAACCAGCAGGATGACCCAAATGGTTATGAACATGAAGGTAGGCGTGTTCGTCTTGGCAAACAAGGGATGGATACAGCGGAATTCCTCATTTCGCCTAATCCAGGTGAGCCGCTTCGACCTTTGGCCAAAATCGCCTCCGGTGGTGAACTTTCGAGGATTATGCTGGCGATGAAGAGCATCTTTGCAAGGCATGATGAAATTCCCGTCCTCATATTTGATGAAGTTGATACGGGTGTCAGTGGCAGAGCAGCACAATCTATTGCCGAGAAGCTGTACATATTGGCTAAAACCTGTCAAGTATTCTCGATTACCCACCTGCCGCAGGTGGCTTGTATGGCTGATCATCAGTATTTGATTGAGAAAAAGCTGGATGACGGAAGAACGATGACGCAGGTTGAATCACTAAGTGATGAGGGTCGTGTAAAGGAACTCGCCCGTATGCTTGGAGGCGTCGAAATTACGGAAAAAACACTTCATCATGCCCAGGAAATGCTCAATCTGGCGGAAGCGCAAAAAGCGTCCAGAAAGGCATCGGGTCAATGA
- the lpdA gene encoding dihydrolipoyl dehydrogenase: protein MAITCDVAILGGGTGGYVAAIRAAQLGKDVVIIEQDKLGGTCLHRGCIPSKALLRSAEVFAEMKESESFGIEVDGVTLSFEKVQKRKENIVEKLHQGVQYLMRKNKIRVIHGVGRVIGPSIFSPRSGAVAVELADGDMETVVPTHLIIATGSRPRHLPGLEPDGKYVMTSDHALLMEELPSSIIIVGGGVIGVEWASMLNDFGVEVTIVESSSQLLPAEDEEIGKEMHKLLSGRGIKIMTGAELLIDTYEIRDNHIELGVRHGGKEHLLSSDKLLISVGRVGNAENIGLENTDVRIDKGLIVTNEFMQTTEPHIYAIGDVVGGLQLAHAASHEGIKAVHHLAGEKELSYRKEWIPRCIYTRPEAASVGLTEKLALEHGHEIKVGKFPFQANGKALVYGMHEGFVKVIADKTTNDLLGVHMIGPHVTELIGEAALAQVLDATPWEVGSSVHAHPTLSEIIGEAMLAVDGKSSGI, encoded by the coding sequence GTGGCAATTACATGTGATGTAGCGATTCTCGGTGGAGGTACCGGTGGCTATGTGGCTGCCATTCGGGCTGCCCAGCTTGGGAAAGATGTAGTCATCATTGAGCAGGACAAGCTCGGAGGAACATGTCTTCATCGAGGCTGTATTCCGAGCAAAGCCTTGCTTCGGAGTGCAGAAGTTTTCGCGGAGATGAAGGAAAGCGAGAGCTTTGGAATTGAAGTTGATGGTGTTACTCTGTCCTTTGAGAAAGTGCAGAAGAGAAAAGAAAACATAGTGGAAAAACTTCATCAGGGCGTACAGTACTTGATGCGAAAAAATAAAATCCGTGTCATTCACGGGGTCGGCCGGGTTATTGGCCCTTCAATTTTTTCTCCCCGTAGCGGTGCAGTGGCTGTTGAATTAGCGGACGGAGATATGGAGACTGTCGTCCCGACCCATCTTATTATTGCGACAGGTTCGCGTCCTCGTCATCTGCCAGGTCTTGAGCCGGACGGCAAGTATGTGATGACCAGTGACCATGCCCTGTTAATGGAAGAGCTTCCTTCCTCTATCATTATTGTCGGCGGCGGTGTAATCGGTGTGGAATGGGCGTCTATGCTGAATGATTTCGGTGTGGAAGTCACCATTGTGGAGTCTTCTTCTCAACTGCTGCCAGCGGAAGACGAAGAGATTGGTAAGGAGATGCATAAACTTCTTTCCGGTAGAGGCATCAAGATTATGACCGGAGCTGAGCTGCTGATAGACACCTATGAGATTAGAGACAATCATATTGAGCTCGGTGTCCGGCATGGTGGTAAAGAGCATCTCTTATCATCAGACAAGCTGCTGATATCCGTAGGTCGTGTGGGCAATGCCGAGAACATCGGACTTGAGAATACAGATGTACGGATCGACAAGGGGCTAATTGTAACCAATGAATTTATGCAGACGACAGAGCCTCATATTTATGCGATCGGGGATGTTGTCGGCGGCCTGCAGCTCGCTCATGCGGCAAGTCATGAGGGAATTAAAGCTGTCCATCATTTGGCGGGTGAGAAAGAGCTGTCCTACCGTAAGGAATGGATTCCCCGTTGTATATACACTCGCCCGGAAGCAGCCAGTGTTGGACTTACCGAGAAGCTGGCTCTGGAGCACGGGCATGAGATTAAAGTCGGTAAATTTCCTTTTCAGGCTAACGGAAAAGCACTCGTATACGGGATGCATGAGGGATTTGTGAAGGTTATTGCGGATAAGACTACAAACGATTTATTAGGAGTGCACATGATCGGTCCACATGTGACTGAACTCATTGGTGAAGCAGCCCTTGCACAGGTTTTGGATGCTACTCCTTGGGAAGTTGGATCTTCGGTTCATGCACACCCGACACTGTCTGAAATTATTGGTGAAGCTATGCTGGCTGTTGACGGGAAATCTTCCGGTATTTAA
- a CDS encoding NAD-dependent epimerase/dehydratase family protein has product MKKVLVLGGTRFFGKRLVANLMDSGAEVTILTRGNSNDDFGGNVNRLVADRKDPESLKQAVGSCEYDVVYDNICYTPEEAGDAAQLFAGRVGQYILTSTLSVYDFADHPLKEEDFDPYLYQVITNNNGEYNYKEGKRQAEAVLFSRHDLNVTAVRFPIVLGTDDYTKRLLFHVEHALKGEAIGLPAPDALISFIHAEEAAQFLKWAGEVKFDGPVNACSNGSVSVREIMDMIKLETGKIAPLHPSAEIDHMSPFGIPGDWTMDNSRAADAGFSFWNLKEWMPQLIAEYSKDMNL; this is encoded by the coding sequence ATGAAAAAAGTATTAGTACTGGGAGGTACACGTTTCTTCGGAAAAAGACTGGTTGCGAACCTGATGGACAGCGGTGCTGAGGTGACCATTTTGACAAGGGGCAACAGTAACGATGATTTCGGTGGCAATGTAAATAGGCTTGTGGCTGACCGTAAGGATCCTGAGAGTCTGAAGCAGGCGGTCGGTAGCTGTGAATATGATGTTGTCTATGATAATATTTGTTATACACCGGAAGAAGCAGGGGATGCAGCGCAGCTCTTTGCAGGCCGAGTGGGGCAATACATCTTGACGTCTACTCTTTCGGTTTATGATTTCGCGGACCATCCGTTAAAGGAAGAAGATTTTGACCCTTACCTTTATCAGGTTATTACTAACAATAACGGGGAGTACAACTACAAGGAAGGAAAACGTCAAGCAGAAGCTGTTCTGTTCAGCCGTCATGATTTAAATGTCACTGCTGTACGTTTCCCCATTGTTCTGGGTACAGACGATTATACCAAAAGGCTCCTATTCCATGTGGAACACGCTTTGAAGGGCGAAGCTATAGGATTGCCTGCGCCAGATGCACTTATTTCCTTCATTCACGCGGAAGAAGCGGCACAGTTTCTGAAATGGGCAGGAGAGGTTAAATTCGACGGGCCTGTTAATGCCTGTTCAAATGGATCCGTATCGGTTCGCGAGATTATGGATATGATCAAGCTGGAGACGGGTAAGATAGCACCATTGCACCCATCTGCAGAGATTGATCATATGTCACCGTTCGGGATACCAGGGGATTGGACAATGGACAACAGTCGTGCAGCGGACGCCGGATTTTCGTTCTGGAACTTGAAGGAATGGATGCCACAGCTTATCGCAGAGTATTCGAAGGATATGAATTTGTAG
- the lipB gene encoding lipoyl(octanoyl) transferase LipB — protein MKKALDVSYTPLMDYGAAWDLQKERVKGIDLGERSECLMLLQHPPTYTMGSQRHPEHLLLSREELEAQGIGLYEIDRGGDITYHGPGQLVGYPLLLLDGGANLNLHGYLRNVEQVIIDYLADFGIKSGRKPEYTGVWVGDRKICAIGVKFNKCKHHRGFVTSHGFALNVKAGIEKEGFSGIVPCGIQEFGVTSLEECTGKNFLVEEVAREIIPYFTRVFPYEVQLQAAES, from the coding sequence ATGAAGAAAGCATTAGATGTATCTTATACGCCTTTAATGGATTACGGGGCTGCCTGGGACTTGCAAAAGGAGCGGGTAAAGGGAATAGATCTGGGGGAGCGTAGTGAGTGTCTGATGCTCCTCCAGCATCCTCCCACATACACCATGGGATCGCAGCGGCATCCGGAGCATTTGCTTCTCAGCAGAGAGGAGCTTGAAGCCCAAGGAATAGGCTTGTACGAGATAGACCGTGGAGGAGATATTACATATCATGGACCGGGCCAACTGGTCGGATATCCGCTGCTGCTTTTGGATGGTGGGGCAAACCTGAATCTTCACGGATACTTACGAAACGTGGAGCAGGTCATTATTGATTATCTGGCAGATTTCGGAATTAAATCCGGGCGAAAACCAGAGTACACCGGCGTATGGGTCGGCGATCGTAAAATCTGTGCGATTGGGGTAAAGTTTAACAAATGCAAGCATCACAGGGGTTTTGTGACAAGCCATGGCTTTGCACTTAACGTAAAGGCAGGGATTGAGAAGGAAGGCTTCTCGGGCATTGTTCCTTGCGGTATACAGGAGTTCGGTGTAACTTCGCTCGAGGAGTGTACCGGGAAGAATTTCTTGGTAGAGGAAGTGGCCCGGGAGATAATACCATATTTCACCCGGGTCTTTCCCTATGAGGTCCAGCTTCAAGCGGCGGAATCATAA
- the spoIVB gene encoding SpoIVB peptidase, with the protein MNPNLRKKLLGFILAFFLCFVGTAEPVLSLAALPDEIRLFTGQQGRLNLAMPVQALASVDRPDVLQLNGSTQSALNVSLSRPLKLDPQQSGKAEVTLKLFGTIPLKTVHVNIMPELKVYPGGQTIGVKVKSAGILVVGHHLVHSSGIKSSPGEIAGLKLGDLLTQMDGVLLNDVTKVAQIVEKAGTAKRPLDITFKRNGKEMKTKLTPAYDAEDHSWRLGLFIRDSAAGVGTLTFYAPQQKVYGALGHVITDMNTQTPIEVGSGQILQSNVTSISRSEEGEPGEKRAHFLKDGRILGNVERNTHFGIFGKMDEKPSHSLYREPIPVALAGEVKAGPAEILTVVEGQEVERFKVEIIHVSRQDAPATKGMVLRITDPRLIKKTGGIVQGMSGSPIVQNGKLIGAVTHVFVNDPKSGYGCFIEWMLQDSGVLPSTHNNAQNLKAG; encoded by the coding sequence TTGAACCCCAACCTCAGGAAAAAACTGCTCGGTTTTATTCTTGCCTTCTTTCTTTGTTTCGTTGGAACTGCTGAACCTGTCCTGTCCTTAGCCGCACTGCCTGATGAAATACGGTTGTTTACAGGACAGCAAGGAAGGCTGAATCTCGCGATGCCGGTTCAGGCACTGGCTTCGGTGGACCGTCCAGATGTGCTTCAATTGAACGGTTCAACCCAGTCAGCGCTTAATGTCTCGCTCAGCCGTCCACTAAAGCTTGACCCTCAACAGAGCGGAAAAGCTGAAGTAACCCTGAAATTATTCGGTACTATTCCCCTGAAGACGGTACATGTTAACATCATGCCAGAACTTAAAGTGTATCCAGGCGGTCAAACAATTGGTGTCAAAGTAAAATCTGCCGGCATTTTGGTTGTAGGTCATCATCTTGTACATTCCAGCGGAATAAAATCTTCGCCAGGGGAAATCGCAGGACTCAAGCTGGGTGATTTGCTGACTCAAATGGACGGAGTTTTGCTAAATGATGTAACAAAAGTAGCGCAAATCGTTGAAAAAGCGGGTACCGCCAAAAGACCGCTGGATATTACATTTAAGCGTAATGGCAAGGAGATGAAGACCAAGCTTACTCCGGCTTATGACGCAGAAGATCATTCTTGGCGTCTTGGTCTGTTTATTCGGGATTCTGCAGCAGGTGTGGGAACTCTCACGTTTTATGCACCACAACAAAAAGTATATGGAGCTTTGGGCCATGTCATTACAGATATGAACACTCAGACTCCGATCGAAGTGGGAAGTGGGCAAATTTTGCAGTCCAATGTAACCTCCATTTCACGTAGCGAAGAAGGCGAGCCAGGTGAAAAACGTGCTCATTTCTTAAAAGATGGACGAATTTTAGGTAATGTCGAGCGTAACACGCATTTCGGCATATTTGGCAAGATGGATGAAAAACCAAGCCACAGTCTTTATCGTGAACCGATTCCGGTCGCTTTGGCGGGTGAAGTGAAGGCAGGTCCTGCTGAAATATTGACTGTTGTGGAAGGGCAAGAAGTCGAGCGATTTAAGGTTGAGATCATTCATGTTTCACGTCAGGATGCTCCTGCGACCAAGGGGATGGTTCTACGAATTACGGATCCAAGGCTAATTAAGAAAACCGGCGGTATTGTACAAGGTATGAGTGGTAGTCCAATTGTACAAAACGGCAAGCTTATCGGAGCCGTTACCCATGTCTTCGTGAATGATCCCAAATCGGGTTACGGGTGTTTTATCGAATGGATGCTTCAGGATTCCGGGGTTCTTCCATCGACCCATAACAATGCTCAAAATCTTAAGGCAGGTTAA
- a CDS encoding dihydrolipoamide acetyltransferase family protein — MSENGKMTDVAMPQLAESLVSATIGKWLKKQGDRIEQYEPICEVMTDKVNAEIPSTMDGIMGEILAEEGQTVAVGEIICRISAVGSIEPETAAPAQSQPTSGQNTPAAGDSMRARYSPAVQSLAAEHRIDLNQVTGTGMGGRITRKDVLSYIEHGGPAKTATAAPVNPTAPDIQKPSVSSASPFTGMLSQPQAEPSPPLGTAIPNVRHSGLHLTESPKIPTIEVDGTGGGRNDYFVDVTPIRNTIARNMRQSVSEIPHAWTMIEVDVTNLVLIRNKLKDEFKRNEGVNLTYLAFLLKAVVNAIKDYPIMNSFWAVDKIVVKREINLSLAVGTEDSVMTPVIKRADQKNIAGLAREIDELARKTREGKLTLDDMQGGTFTVNNTGSFGSILSYPIINYPQAAILTFESIVKKPVVINDMIAVRSMANICLSLDHRILDGVICGRFLQRVKDNLEGFSLDTKLY; from the coding sequence ATGTCTGAAAACGGGAAAATGACCGATGTGGCGATGCCGCAGCTGGCGGAGTCGCTTGTCTCCGCTACGATCGGTAAATGGCTTAAAAAGCAGGGAGACCGAATTGAGCAGTATGAACCTATCTGTGAAGTGATGACCGATAAGGTAAATGCGGAAATTCCATCGACTATGGATGGGATTATGGGAGAAATTTTGGCAGAGGAAGGTCAGACGGTTGCTGTTGGTGAAATCATCTGCCGTATTTCAGCTGTGGGAAGTATTGAACCCGAAACGGCAGCCCCAGCGCAGTCTCAACCAACATCTGGACAGAACACTCCTGCAGCAGGCGATTCAATGAGAGCACGATACTCTCCTGCTGTGCAAAGTCTGGCCGCAGAACACCGCATAGATCTTAATCAAGTAACAGGAACAGGTATGGGAGGCCGAATTACGCGTAAAGATGTGCTCTCCTACATTGAGCATGGAGGTCCGGCGAAGACGGCGACAGCCGCACCAGTCAATCCTACAGCACCGGATATCCAGAAACCTTCGGTATCATCAGCTTCGCCGTTTACAGGTATGCTGAGTCAACCCCAAGCAGAGCCAAGTCCTCCGCTTGGAACAGCTATTCCGAATGTGCGGCATTCTGGTCTCCATTTGACGGAGTCGCCCAAAATTCCAACGATTGAGGTGGATGGAACGGGGGGCGGAAGAAACGATTATTTCGTTGATGTTACGCCGATCCGTAACACAATCGCAAGAAACATGCGCCAAAGTGTATCCGAAATTCCACATGCCTGGACGATGATAGAGGTCGACGTTACTAATCTCGTACTAATCCGGAACAAGTTGAAGGATGAGTTTAAGCGTAATGAGGGCGTAAATCTTACCTATCTGGCCTTTTTGCTGAAAGCCGTTGTCAACGCGATCAAGGATTACCCAATCATGAACTCGTTCTGGGCGGTGGACAAAATCGTCGTCAAGCGGGAGATAAATCTTTCCCTCGCGGTCGGAACAGAGGATTCTGTCATGACGCCTGTCATCAAAAGAGCGGACCAGAAGAACATTGCCGGATTGGCTCGTGAAATTGATGAGCTGGCCAGAAAAACCCGTGAAGGTAAACTAACACTTGACGATATGCAGGGCGGTACGTTTACGGTCAATAATACAGGTTCTTTTGGATCGATTTTGTCCTACCCGATAATCAATTACCCTCAGGCGGCTATTTTAACGTTTGAGTCCATTGTCAAAAAACCTGTCGTTATTAATGACATGATCGCAGTACGTTCTATGGCCAATATTTGTCTTTCCTTGGATCATAGAATATTGGATGGCGTTATCTGCGGAAGATTTTTGCAGCGGGTGAAAGATAACTTGGAAGGATTTTCTCTCGATACGAAATTGTATTGA
- a CDS encoding DUF2627 domain-containing protein, whose amino-acid sequence MKLLISRFIAILILVIPGFMAMTGFLLMKDAVFLYIAVHGNDQITNPSFQWLHFGGGLLLFVLGIGFLGGWILFRDRKRNYVGPRFKKKRPSNPDAPTRT is encoded by the coding sequence ATGAAATTACTGATTTCCCGCTTCATCGCTATTCTTATTTTGGTAATACCCGGCTTTATGGCGATGACAGGCTTTTTATTGATGAAAGATGCCGTTTTCTTATATATAGCCGTACACGGTAACGATCAGATAACGAACCCTTCGTTCCAATGGCTTCATTTCGGTGGAGGCCTTCTCCTGTTCGTCCTCGGCATCGGTTTTCTGGGCGGCTGGATTTTGTTCCGAGACCGCAAGCGTAATTACGTAGGACCACGATTCAAAAAGAAGCGACCGTCTAATCCGGATGCCCCTACACGCACCTAA
- a CDS encoding alpha-ketoacid dehydrogenase subunit beta — MAVMEYIDAIRLAMKEEMERDESVFVLGEDVGVKGGVFTTTKGLMEQFGEMRVMDTPLAESAIAGVAIGAAMYGMKPIAEMQYSDFMLPATNQIISEAAKIRYRSNNDWSCPVVIRAPIGGGIFGGLYHSQCPESIFFGTPGLKIVAPFTAYDAKGLLKAAVRDPDPVLFFENKKCYKLIKGDVPEDDYTVPIGKANLLRAGADITVIGYSQPLHFVMQAAEELEREEGITAHVLDLRTLQPLDQEAIIEAARTTGKVMIVHEDNKTGGVGAEVAAIIAENCLYELDAPIMRLCAPDVPAMPISPPMEKFYMLNKDKVKESMRQLALY; from the coding sequence ATGGCCGTTATGGAATATATCGATGCAATTCGTCTTGCAATGAAGGAAGAAATGGAGAGAGATGAATCCGTATTTGTGCTTGGGGAGGATGTCGGCGTTAAAGGCGGCGTGTTTACCACAACGAAGGGTCTGATGGAACAATTCGGTGAAATGCGTGTCATGGATACGCCGCTAGCCGAGTCAGCCATAGCCGGTGTAGCTATTGGTGCAGCGATGTACGGTATGAAGCCGATTGCTGAAATGCAGTATTCAGACTTTATGTTGCCTGCGACTAACCAGATCATCAGCGAAGCAGCAAAAATCCGTTATCGTTCTAATAATGACTGGAGCTGTCCCGTCGTTATCCGCGCTCCGATCGGCGGAGGCATTTTCGGAGGGCTCTACCACTCCCAATGTCCGGAATCTATATTCTTTGGGACACCTGGACTTAAAATTGTAGCTCCATTTACAGCGTACGATGCAAAAGGACTACTTAAGGCAGCTGTACGTGACCCGGATCCGGTTCTGTTTTTTGAGAATAAAAAGTGTTACAAGCTCATTAAAGGTGACGTGCCTGAGGATGATTACACCGTGCCAATCGGGAAAGCCAACCTGCTGAGAGCGGGTGCTGATATTACGGTCATCGGATACAGCCAACCATTGCACTTTGTGATGCAGGCGGCGGAGGAACTGGAACGAGAAGAGGGGATTACCGCACACGTTCTGGATCTCAGAACGCTGCAACCGCTCGATCAGGAGGCCATCATAGAGGCTGCCCGTACAACAGGTAAAGTAATGATCGTGCATGAGGATAACAAAACTGGCGGTGTTGGGGCCGAGGTGGCCGCCATTATCGCAGAGAACTGTTTGTACGAACTTGATGCCCCGATTATGCGCTTGTGCGCACCGGATGTACCTGCGATGCCAATCAGTCCTCCAATGGAGAAGTTTTATATGCTGAATAAGGACAAAGTGAAAGAATCCATGCGTCAACTGGCGCTCTATTAA